In Mus caroli chromosome 19, CAROLI_EIJ_v1.1, whole genome shotgun sequence, a genomic segment contains:
- the Foxb2 gene encoding forkhead box protein B2 has translation MPRPGKSSYSDQKPPYSYISLTAMAIQHSAEKMLPLSDIYKFIMERFPYYREHTQRWQNSLRHNLSFNDCFIKIPRRPDQPGKGSFWALHPDCGDMFENGSFLRRRKRFKVLRADHAHLHSGSSKGAPGTGPGGHLHPHHPHHAHHHHHHHHHAAHHHHHHHPPQPPPPPPPHMVPYFHQQPAPAPQPPHLPSQPAQQSQPQSQPPQTSHPGKMQEAAAVAAAAAAAAAAAVGSVGRLSQFPPYGLGSAAAAAAAAAASTTGFKHPFAIENIIGRDYKGVLQAGGLPLASVMHHLGYPVPGQLGNVVGSVWPHVGVMDSVAAAAAAAAAAGVPVGPEYGAFGVPVKALCHSANQSLPAVPVPIKPTPALPPVTTLPPALSVPTASQQLPAPSTVCAAAASPTAPLLEPTAAGRADSKGGSLHSVLVHS, from the coding sequence ATGCCACGGCCAGGGAAGAGTTCCTACAGCGACCAAAAGCCGCCCTACTCTTACATCTCACTGACCGCCATGGCCATCCAGCATTCGGCTGAGAAGATGCTGCCTCTGAGCGACATCTACAAGTTCATCATGGAGCGCTTCCCCTACTACCGCGAACACACGCAGCGCTGGCAGAACAGCCTGCGCCACAACCTCTCCTTCAACGACTGTTTCATCAAGATCCCTCGGAGGCCGGACCAACCTGGTAAGGGCAGTTTCTGGGCGCTACACCCTGACTGCGGTGACATGTTCGAGAACGGCAGCTTCCTGCGGCGCCGCAAGCGCTTCAAGGTGCTACGCGCAGACCACGCTCACCTACACTCAGGAAGCAGCAAGGGCGCGCCCGGCACGGGGCCCGGAGGTCACCTACATCCCCACCATCCCCACCAcgcacatcaccaccaccaccatcaccaccacgctgcacaccatcaccaccatcaccacccgccgcagccgccgccgccgccaccgccgcacATGGTGCCCTATTTCCACCAGCAGCCGGCTCCAGCTCCGCAGCCTCCACACCTCCCGTCGCAGCCCGCGCAGCAGTCACAGCCGCAGTCGCAGCCTCCGCAGACGTCCCATCCCGGCAAGATGCAGGAGGCGGCGGCCGTGGCGGCGGccgcagcggcggcggcggccgcagCGGTGGGCAGCGTGGGGCGTCTGTCTCAGTTCCCACCCTACGGGCTGGgctcggccgccgccgccgccgctgccgcggCCGCGTCCACCACAGGCTTCAAACATCCGTTTGCCATAGAGAACATCATCGGGCGGGATTACAAGGGCGTGCTGCAGGCTGGAGGGTTGCCTTTGGCGTCGGTCATGCACCACTTGGGCTATCCCGTGCCGGGCCAGCTCGGCAATGTTGTCGGCTCCGTGTGGCCTCATGTTGGCGTGATGGATTCGGTAGCCGCGgccgccgctgctgccgccgcaGCTGGGGTCCCGGTAGGCCCGGAGTATGGGGCATTCGGGGTACCAGTCAAGGCTCTGTGCCACTCGGCAAACCAGAGCCTGCCAGCTGTACCGGTGCCCATCAAGCCCACGCCTGCGCTACCACCCGTGACCACGCTGCCGCCGGCGTTGTCTGTCCCCACGGCGTCGCAGCAGCTGCCTGCTCCCTCCACCGTGTGCGCGGCCGCCGCCTCACCCACAGCCCCTCTCCTGGAGCCCACTGCAGCCGGCAGGGCTGACAGCAAGGGGGGCTCGCTACACTCGGTGTTGGTGCATTCTTAG